In Drosophila simulans strain w501 chromosome X, Prin_Dsim_3.1, whole genome shotgun sequence, one DNA window encodes the following:
- the LOC6724763 gene encoding ras-related protein Rap-2b translates to MRGRHLRRRFSLQPSFMKDDNAEDKPKRDKVGRNNAVDDAIGPANARHKIVVMGSAKVGKTSIITQFLYNTFSTKYKRTIEEMHQGNFSIAGVSLTLDILDTAGSYEFPAMRALSISSADAFILVYDVTDATTFEEVRTIRDQIHETKATTAVPIVVVGNKIDLLADGETEREVEYATTESVVTVDWENGFVEASASSNENITQVFKELLAQAKITYNLSPALRRRRQSLPQQIGNNGPGTPLHHHQHHTQHHNSGGGTSASTSSAAAAASSSGGSGSHAPTPAQLQHLQRIQERSLGAKRNSCIIS, encoded by the exons ATGCGTGGCCGCCACTTACGCCGCCGATTCAGCCTGCAGCCCTCGTTTATGAAGGACGACAATGCCGAGGATAAGCCAAAGCGTGATAA GGTTGGTAGAAACAACGCAGTAGATGATGCCATTGGACCGGCCAACGCACGCCACAAAATCGTCGTCATGGGCTCTGCAAAAGTGGGAAAAACGTCAATAATCACCCAGTTTCTGTACAACACATTTAGCACCAAATACAAGCGGACCATTGAGGAAATGCACCAAGGCAACTTTTCCATCGCCGGCGTGAGCCTTACCCTTGATATTCTGGACACTGCCGGCTCATACGAG TTCCCGGCGATGCGAGCTCTTTCCATATCCTCGGCGGATGCTTTTATTTTGGTCTACGACGTAACCGATGCCACCACTTTTGAGGAGGTGCGCACAATTCGCGATCAGATCCACGAGACTAAGGCCACTACCGCGGTTCCAATTGTGGTTGTCGGGAACAAGATCGATCTCTTAGCAGATGGAGAAACCGAGCGAGAG GTTGAGTACGCCACCACAGAATCGGTAGTTACTGTGGACTGGGAGAATGGATTTGTAGAGGCTTCAGCTTCCAGTAATGAAAACATTACCCAG GTGTTCAAGGAACTGCTGGCCCAGGCAAAAATAACTTACAATCTGAGTCCGGCCctccgtcgtcgtcgtcagtCGTTGCCGCAGCAGATTGGTAACAATGGACCCGGCACCCCGTtacaccaccaccagcaccacacCCAGCACCACAATTCTGGAGGTGGTACCTCCGCTTCTACCTCCTCTGCAGCCGCAGCTGCGTCGTCTTCCGGGGGATCCGGATCCCATGCTCCTACACCTGCCCAGCTGCAGCACCTCCAAAGAATCCAGGAGCGAAGTTTGGGCGCCAAACGCAATTCGTGCATCATTTCCTAA
- the LOC6724764 gene encoding uncharacterized protein LOC6724764, translating into MGKKGKGKKGKKPAAVVAPIEAPPCPPCPEPPKQMQPLDACPESSGPHDVLRAQPNHYPALLRIPETMAVVGSENGCYDSICKLLRAGFRCAERVFVMAPWGNYVVFRYHNNNDFIYFLFDGCTCDVNRFRYLDLSCGTAGFLFFDNMHDVISYIIQSRKTRLYLENLNKIAIDQIVEEYGAVTYTQKAKCMRFA; encoded by the coding sequence ATGGGTAAAAAGGGCAAAGGAAAGAAGGGCAAGAAGCCCGCGGCAGTTGTGGCTCCCATCGAGGCACCACCATGTCCTCCGTGTCCGGAACCACCAAAGCAGATGCAACCACTTGACGCTTGTCCAGAGTCTAGCGGACCCCACGATGTCCTTCGGGCTCAACCGAATCATTACCCGGCTCTTCTTCGTATTCCGGAAACGATGGCGGTGGTGGGCTCTGAGAATGGATGCTACGATAGCATTTGCAAGCTCCTGAGAGCCGGATTCCGGTGTGCCGAGCGAGTTTTCGTGATGGCCCCTTGGGGCAACTACGTGGTGTTCCGGTATCACAACAATAATGACTTTATTTACTTCCTGTTTGATGGATGCACCTGCGATGTTAATAGGTTCCGCTATCTAGACCTCAGCTGCGGAACTGCCGGATTTCTTTTCTTCGATAATATGCACGACGTCATTAGTTATATTATCCAGTCTCGAAAGACGCGTCTATATCTGGAGAATCTAAACAAGATTGCCATCGATCAGATTGTGGAGGAGTATGGCGCTGTAACGTACACCCAAAAGGCGAAATGTATGCGATTCGCTTAA